A genomic segment from Campylobacter concisus encodes:
- a CDS encoding NADH-quinone oxidoreductase subunit G, with amino-acid sequence MKISINDQILEADEGESILNIARANGIYIPALCYLSGCSPTLACRLCMVEANGKVVYSCNAKAKEDMQIYTNTPEIAAERNAIMQTYCVNHPIQCGVCDKSGECELQNLTTHLKVNEQKFAIADTHKPHKKWGLINYDPALCIVCERCVTVCKDRIGESALKTVPRGVEVPKELKESMSKDAYAVFSKMQKSLIGPSVGESLDCSFCGECISVCPTGALISSHFQYSTNIWELNPIPAANPHQSDCELIYYDVKEKSTSDRSKQIYRVSNDFTFGEVSGAARFGYDFHNELACKNEEKFEEIVLNIKNGAIKNIKFNSFITNEEALILECLREKFDLNLINNEALNYQKFLNKFSEFSGLSSYNADYTDIKNSDFIISAGSFLRHESPVTSFKLNNALKMNKAAGIYFHHIADEVVKKFSKNFACVMHEAGKLEQILLFILKNWGENLPSTLTSKLANFDENFGLDIPALSEGKSKFTLILGSDFYTDENANLLAALTGVIARATPFRVMLIPPRTNSLGVAKICTLTSEKKLGKTLGYNENGDYKFSIFEGDIDASALNQQEGTFTSINNALVPTNVAIPHKGYFLNDIANALGLMAKNTIDYTPNLPKEKGYKGIKFDDLENFYANDGTSHRGYKLEISNFTPNDDIEPLLKDSKSINLKDDEALISLANPINLPSFFANYATQTAKRAKLYASSEFMAKFEISQNEAIVLEKDRRKLAICVELDSELGGVAAYLGDYDDKLNVGVIFNGKSYAVVKIIKVKDE; translated from the coding sequence ATGAAAATAAGCATAAATGATCAAATTTTAGAGGCAGATGAAGGCGAGAGCATCCTAAATATTGCAAGAGCAAATGGAATTTATATCCCAGCTCTTTGCTATCTTAGCGGTTGCTCACCAACTCTTGCTTGTAGGCTTTGCATGGTTGAGGCAAACGGCAAAGTAGTTTATAGCTGCAACGCCAAAGCAAAAGAGGATATGCAAATTTATACAAACACACCAGAAATCGCTGCCGAGCGAAATGCGATCATGCAGACTTATTGCGTAAATCATCCGATTCAATGTGGCGTTTGTGACAAAAGCGGCGAATGTGAACTACAAAATTTAACCACACATCTAAAAGTAAATGAGCAAAAATTTGCCATCGCTGACACACACAAACCACATAAAAAATGGGGGCTAATCAACTACGATCCAGCTCTTTGCATAGTCTGCGAAAGATGTGTCACTGTTTGCAAAGATAGGATCGGTGAGAGTGCACTAAAGACCGTACCAAGAGGCGTTGAGGTGCCAAAAGAGCTAAAAGAGAGTATGTCAAAAGATGCCTATGCTGTTTTTAGCAAGATGCAAAAAAGCTTAATAGGTCCAAGCGTGGGCGAGAGTCTTGACTGCTCATTTTGCGGCGAGTGTATCAGCGTTTGTCCTACTGGAGCACTTATTAGTTCGCATTTTCAATATAGCACAAATATCTGGGAGCTAAACCCTATCCCAGCAGCAAATCCACATCAAAGCGACTGCGAGCTAATTTACTATGATGTAAAAGAAAAGAGTACTAGCGATAGAAGTAAGCAAATTTACCGCGTCAGCAATGATTTTACATTTGGTGAGGTAAGTGGAGCAGCTAGGTTTGGCTATGACTTTCACAACGAGCTTGCCTGTAAAAATGAAGAAAAATTTGAAGAGATTGTTTTAAATATTAAAAATGGTGCGATCAAAAATATAAAATTTAATAGCTTCATCACGAACGAAGAAGCCCTTATTTTAGAGTGTTTAAGAGAGAAATTTGATCTAAATCTAATAAACAATGAGGCGCTAAATTATCAAAAATTTTTAAATAAATTTAGCGAATTTAGTGGGCTTAGCTCATATAACGCAGACTATACAGATATTAAAAATAGCGATTTTATCATCAGTGCTGGCAGTTTCTTAAGACACGAAAGCCCAGTGACAAGCTTTAAGTTAAATAACGCTTTAAAAATGAATAAAGCAGCTGGAATTTACTTTCATCACATAGCCGATGAGGTCGTGAAGAAATTTTCAAAGAATTTCGCTTGCGTGATGCATGAGGCTGGAAAATTAGAGCAAATTTTACTTTTTATACTTAAAAACTGGGGTGAAAATTTACCTAGCACACTTACATCAAAACTAGCAAATTTTGATGAAAATTTTGGCTTAGATATACCAGCTTTAAGCGAGGGCAAAAGCAAATTTACGCTCATTTTAGGAAGCGATTTTTACACAGATGAAAATGCGAATTTACTAGCCGCACTTACTGGAGTGATCGCAAGAGCTACGCCATTTCGTGTGATGCTAATACCACCACGCACAAACTCACTTGGCGTTGCTAAAATTTGCACTCTTACAAGCGAGAAAAAGCTTGGCAAGACGCTTGGCTATAACGAAAATGGTGATTATAAATTTAGCATTTTTGAAGGTGACATCGATGCTAGCGCGCTAAATCAGCAAGAAGGAACATTTACAAGCATAAATAACGCCCTAGTGCCAACAAATGTGGCAATACCGCACAAAGGTTATTTTCTAAACGATATCGCAAACGCGCTTGGACTAATGGCTAAAAATACGATTGATTACACGCCAAATTTACCAAAAGAAAAGGGTTACAAAGGCATTAAATTTGATGATTTAGAAAATTTTTATGCAAATGACGGCACAAGTCACAGAGGTTATAAACTAGAAATTTCAAATTTCACGCCAAATGATGATATAGAGCCACTTTTAAAAGATAGCAAGAGCATAAATTTAAAAGATGACGAGGCACTTATAAGTCTTGCAAATCCTATAAATTTGCCATCATTTTTTGCAAACTACGCCACACAAACAGCCAAAAGAGCGAAGCTTTATGCAAGTAGCGAATTTATGGCTAAATTTGAAATTTCACAAAATGAAGCGATTGTTTTAGAAAAAGATAGGCGAAAGCTTGCCATTTGTGTGGAGCTTGATAGCGAGCTTGGCGGAGTCGCTGCGTATTTAGGTGATTATGACGATAAGCTTAATGTGGGCGTTATATTTAATGGTAAAAGCTACGCCGTAGTTAAAATCATAAAGGTAAAAGATGAGTGA
- a CDS encoding NADH-ubiquinone oxidoreductase subunit E family protein: MRRVDLRHLKSEFLSALGQQIKASEAGEVIIFLFEIGDFSGVAKAVNLAYNLNCEVMNSLKFNQVDWVLTIKKGKI, from the coding sequence ATGAGAAGGGTCGATCTTAGGCACTTAAAGAGTGAGTTTTTGAGCGCTCTTGGACAACAGATAAAGGCTAGCGAGGCTGGCGAAGTGATTATATTTTTATTTGAGATAGGCGATTTTAGCGGCGTGGCAAAGGCTGTAAATTTAGCCTATAATCTAAACTGCGAAGTGATGAACTCGCTTAAATTTAACCAAGTTGATTGGGTATTAACCATAAAAAAGGGCAAGATATGA
- the nuoD gene encoding NADH dehydrogenase (quinone) subunit D produces the protein MSQSPNRLKPFFENLEFEQNDGKMILNFGPQHPSAHGQLKLVLELDGEKVVHAIPEVGFMHRGVEKMAENMTYQEFIPVTDRVDYIASSANNYAFCAAVEKLCGIEVPRRAQIIRVMLLELNRISSHLLFLATHALDVGVMSVFLYAFREREYVLDLIEKYCGARLTHSSIRIGGMPLDLPDGWCEELLKFCEKFPSDITLYEDLLSENRIWQARLIDVGVVSKELALSSGCSGVMLRASGVARDIRKEEPYLIYDELEFDVPYATHGDCYARYLLYMKEMRECVKILKQCVSKYQTSSPAIIADAPDYVSASKEQIMSQNYSLMQHFVLITQGLKPPKGEIYFASESPKGELGIYINSDGSASPYRLKIRTPSFWHCAIYEDLLVGQYVADVATIIGSTNIILGEVDR, from the coding sequence TTGAGTCAGTCACCAAACCGCTTAAAACCATTTTTTGAAAATTTAGAATTTGAGCAAAATGACGGCAAGATGATACTAAATTTTGGCCCACAGCACCCAAGCGCTCATGGTCAGTTAAAGCTTGTGCTTGAGCTTGATGGCGAAAAGGTCGTGCACGCCATACCAGAGGTTGGCTTCATGCACCGAGGCGTTGAAAAAATGGCTGAAAATATGACCTATCAGGAATTTATCCCAGTAACTGACAGGGTTGATTACATAGCATCGAGTGCCAATAACTACGCATTTTGTGCGGCTGTGGAGAAACTTTGCGGTATCGAAGTGCCTCGCCGTGCGCAGATCATTAGAGTGATGCTTTTAGAGCTAAACCGCATCAGCTCGCACCTTTTATTTTTAGCTACGCATGCCCTTGATGTTGGGGTAATGAGCGTCTTTTTATACGCATTTAGAGAGCGCGAATATGTCCTTGATCTCATAGAAAAATACTGCGGCGCAAGGCTAACTCATAGCTCCATAAGGATCGGTGGCATGCCGCTTGATCTGCCTGATGGCTGGTGCGAGGAGCTGCTTAAATTTTGCGAGAAATTTCCAAGCGACATCACGCTTTACGAAGATCTACTAAGTGAAAATAGAATTTGGCAAGCAAGGCTTATTGACGTGGGCGTAGTCAGTAAAGAGCTAGCCCTTAGTAGCGGCTGCTCTGGCGTCATGCTAAGAGCAAGCGGTGTGGCGCGTGATATAAGAAAAGAAGAGCCATATCTCATCTATGATGAGCTAGAATTTGACGTGCCTTATGCGACACACGGCGACTGCTACGCAAGGTATCTGCTTTACATGAAAGAGATGCGTGAGTGCGTGAAAATTTTAAAGCAGTGCGTTAGCAAGTATCAAACAAGCAGCCCCGCTATCATCGCCGATGCGCCAGATTACGTGAGCGCTTCAAAAGAGCAGATAATGAGCCAAAACTACTCACTAATGCAGCATTTTGTGCTAATAACCCAAGGGCTAAAGCCTCCAAAAGGTGAAATTTACTTTGCTAGCGAGTCGCCAAAGGGAGAGCTTGGAATTTATATAAACTCAGACGGCAGCGCAAGCCCATATCGCCTAAAAATTCGCACGCCAAGCTTTTGGCACTGCGCTATTTATGAAGATTTATTAGTAGGTCAGTACGTCGCTGACGTCGCTACGATAATTGGTAGCACAAATATCATCTTAGGCGAGGTCGATAGATGA
- a CDS encoding NADH-quinone oxidoreductase subunit C — translation MREYKPKNDLQKKQYYKEKFYIEKQTSKDEVKDSKFDEELAILGQSGVEILSSYVEFDQLVIYVNSSENFKALEVLKSFGYEQLSELAALDFISVKGGYEVFYQLLSISKNRRARVKCFVKKDEMLKSVCGLYKSANWAEREMYDLSGVLIKDHPNLKRLIMPDDWHSHPLLKSYPLTGDEAAKWYEVDKIFGSEFREQIGEENRDPAYIEEKNTFGFSRVFSEEYEYQEDGGVKFVKKAKFSQSQIVKERP, via the coding sequence ATGAGAGAGTATAAGCCAAAAAACGATCTACAAAAAAAGCAGTATTACAAAGAAAAATTTTACATAGAAAAGCAGACTTCAAAAGATGAAGTAAAAGATTCTAAATTTGATGAAGAGCTAGCTATCTTAGGACAAAGCGGAGTAGAAATTTTATCTAGCTACGTGGAGTTTGATCAGCTTGTAATTTATGTAAATTCTAGTGAAAATTTTAAAGCTCTTGAAGTATTAAAATCTTTTGGTTACGAACAGCTTAGTGAGCTTGCAGCACTTGATTTTATAAGTGTAAAAGGCGGATATGAGGTCTTTTATCAGCTTCTTAGCATTAGTAAAAATAGACGCGCTCGTGTAAAATGCTTTGTAAAAAAGGATGAAATGTTAAAAAGCGTTTGTGGGCTTTACAAAAGCGCAAACTGGGCTGAGCGCGAAATGTATGATCTAAGTGGCGTTCTCATTAAAGATCATCCAAATTTAAAGCGCCTCATCATGCCTGATGACTGGCACTCACACCCGCTCTTAAAGAGCTATCCGCTAACTGGCGACGAGGCTGCTAAATGGTACGAGGTGGATAAAATTTTTGGAAGTGAGTTTAGAGAGCAAATTGGCGAAGAAAACCGCGATCCAGCTTATATTGAAGAGAAAAATACCTTTGGATTTTCAAGAGTATTTAGCGAAGAGTACGAGTATCAAGAAGATGGCGGAGTAAAATTTGTCAAAAAGGCTAAATTTAGCCAGAGCCAGATAGTAAAGGAAAGACCTTGA
- a CDS encoding NuoB/complex I 20 kDa subunit family protein, which translates to MAKHQINYAANGGLPVVLTTVDKLVQWGRSNSLWALSYGLACCAIEMMASGASRYDFDRFGTIFRASPRHSEVMIIAGTLTKKHAEFTRRLYDQMPEPKWVISMGSCANTGGMFNTYSTVQGVDRIIPVDIYIPGCAPRPETLQYALMMLQKKIRKQSAFRAQKPRKLEI; encoded by the coding sequence ATGGCAAAGCATCAGATAAATTACGCTGCAAATGGTGGCTTGCCAGTCGTTTTAACAACCGTTGATAAGCTCGTTCAGTGGGGTAGGAGCAACTCGCTTTGGGCACTTAGCTACGGGCTCGCTTGCTGTGCGATAGAGATGATGGCAAGTGGCGCTAGTAGATATGACTTTGATAGATTTGGCACCATTTTTAGGGCTAGCCCAAGACACTCAGAGGTGATGATCATAGCTGGCACGCTAACTAAAAAACACGCTGAATTTACAAGGCGTCTTTATGATCAGATGCCTGAGCCAAAATGGGTCATCTCAATGGGTAGCTGTGCGAACACTGGTGGCATGTTTAACACCTATTCTACCGTTCAAGGCGTGGATAGGATAATACCAGTTGATATCTACATCCCAGGCTGTGCCCCGCGTCCAGAGACGCTTCAATATGCACTTATGATGCTTCAAAAAAAGATAAGAAAACAAAGTGCATTTAGGGCGCAAAAGCCAAGGAAGCTTGAGATATGA
- a CDS encoding NAD(P)H-quinone oxidoreductase subunit 3, whose amino-acid sequence MSHSELESTYFGAFIILLLATCSFCLITFLSSKISKKLANRNTERLKLGFYECGPTTVKQPNKINIHYFFYGILFILFDVEVIFMYPWAVDFRLLGIFGLIEMLLFVAILLIGFAYAWQKGVFKWQSIR is encoded by the coding sequence ATGTCACATTCAGAGCTTGAAAGTACCTATTTTGGGGCATTTATCATACTTTTACTAGCGACTTGTTCATTTTGTTTAATAACATTCTTATCTTCAAAAATAAGCAAAAAACTAGCTAACCGCAATACCGAGCGCTTAAAACTTGGCTTTTATGAGTGTGGTCCAACCACCGTAAAACAGCCAAATAAGATAAATATCCACTACTTTTTTTATGGAATTTTATTTATTTTGTTTGATGTTGAAGTCATCTTTATGTATCCGTGGGCGGTGGATTTTAGGCTACTTGGAATTTTTGGACTAATCGAAATGTTACTTTTTGTGGCGATTTTACTTATCGGCTTTGCTTATGCTTGGCAAAAAGGAGTCTTTAAATGGCAAAGCATCAGATAA
- a CDS encoding ATP-binding cassette domain-containing protein, with the protein MRAFDWASLQTALSISLTILFLRGSFMSMVGSIPAALSAKVSLEKIMSLNLNNFKEDFKFDDSLSDNWQSIKLKDINFNYTHGKFSLKDVNLEIKRGEITFIIGKNGSGKSTLINLLCGLMRPSSGNIYLDSTKIDERNLQSYQAKISAIFADFYLFSQTLSHNGFASQNEIDELLALLEIDKKVSVIDNKLSTTQLSTGQRKRLSLLIAILEHRSILILDEWAADQDPLFKRKFYKEILPFLQSKGISIIAVSHDDSYFDVATRIILVKDGFVRELDESERISAAKDAVEKIK; encoded by the coding sequence GTGCGTGCATTTGACTGGGCGAGCCTGCAAACAGCACTTAGTATAAGTCTTACGATACTATTTTTAAGAGGCTCATTTATGAGCATGGTTGGCTCCATACCAGCCGCACTTAGTGCAAAGGTGAGCTTAGAGAAGATCATGAGTTTAAATCTAAATAATTTTAAGGAAGACTTTAAATTTGACGATAGCCTAAGCGATAATTGGCAAAGCATAAAACTAAAAGATATAAATTTCAACTACACTCACGGCAAATTTAGCCTAAAAGACGTAAATTTAGAGATCAAACGCGGCGAGATAACATTTATCATCGGTAAAAATGGTAGCGGCAAAAGTACGCTTATAAATTTACTTTGCGGGCTAATGCGCCCAAGTAGTGGCAATATTTACCTTGATAGCACAAAGATAGATGAAAGAAATTTACAAAGCTACCAGGCAAAGATTAGCGCTATTTTTGCCGATTTTTATCTATTTTCGCAAACGCTCTCTCATAATGGCTTTGCTAGCCAAAACGAAATAGACGAGCTTTTAGCCTTGCTTGAGATCGACAAAAAAGTAAGTGTCATAGATAATAAGCTTAGTACCACGCAACTCTCAACCGGTCAGCGAAAGCGTCTAAGTCTTTTAATAGCCATCTTAGAGCACCGCTCTATCCTTATCCTAGATGAATGGGCAGCAGATCAAGATCCGCTCTTTAAGCGAAAATTTTATAAAGAAATTTTGCCATTTTTGCAAAGTAAGGGCATAAGTATAATCGCTGTTAGCCACGATGATAGCTATTTTGATGTAGCAACTAGGATCATCTTGGTAAAAGATGGCTTTGTGCGTGAGCTAGACGAGAGCGAGCGAATAAGTGCTGCAAAAGATGCAGTTGAGAAGATAAAATAG
- a CDS encoding ABC transporter transmembrane domain-containing protein, with the protein MLANLIKKNIYQISKIVLLTLVFSGLGVWTLSFINNELVSLKEFDTFIVVKFIVVLLLFFVSAIVANISLTNFGHKFIYELRYQSVKQILDTTNSVINEIGKAKIIASLNNDIKTITFAFMSATGFIQSLVFIVCASIYLCVIAPKIFIFLSVWIGATLFINTLFMKKIHLYFKHSRVQDDALQKHYDDIVEGHRELSLNRARASVCFDELNFTGDKKRQNMVKADIYHSLSDNFTNIMLLGSVGLCVFLCVHLTGRACKQHLV; encoded by the coding sequence ATGCTTGCAAATTTAATTAAAAAAAACATCTACCAAATTTCTAAAATAGTGTTATTAACACTCGTATTTAGCGGGCTTGGCGTCTGGACTCTTTCATTTATAAATAATGAGCTTGTAAGCTTAAAAGAATTTGACACCTTTATAGTGGTTAAATTTATAGTGGTTTTGCTCTTATTTTTTGTAAGCGCCATCGTAGCAAATATATCGCTTACAAATTTTGGACATAAATTTATCTACGAGCTAAGATATCAAAGTGTAAAGCAAATTTTAGATACGACAAATAGCGTGATAAACGAGATCGGCAAAGCAAAGATCATAGCTAGCCTAAACAATGACATAAAAACGATCACATTTGCTTTTATGAGCGCTACTGGCTTTATACAAAGCTTAGTTTTTATCGTCTGCGCCAGCATCTATCTTTGTGTAATAGCTCCAAAAATTTTTATCTTTTTATCCGTTTGGATCGGTGCGACTCTTTTTATAAATACGCTTTTTATGAAAAAAATTCATCTTTATTTTAAGCATTCTAGAGTTCAAGATGACGCATTGCAAAAGCACTACGACGATATCGTAGAGGGGCATAGAGAGCTTAGTTTAAATAGAGCAAGGGCAAGTGTCTGCTTTGATGAGTTAAATTTTACAGGCGATAAAAAACGTCAAAATATGGTAAAGGCCGATATTTATCACTCATTAAGCGATAATTTTACAAATATTATGCTGCTTGGCTCAGTTGGACTTTGTGTATTTTTGTGCGTGCATTTGACTGGGCGAGCCTGCAAACAGCACTTAGTATAA
- a CDS encoding coproporphyrinogen III oxidase family protein, producing the protein MIFKNIVENFAVNYAHNSIQRSLYNEFNIDILTTTYTKTPKKDKKYMLYAHVPFCHTFCPYCSFHKYHYEQELAKAYFENLREEMRQVKEAGFDFDSLYVGGGTTLINEPELEKTLKLAKELFSIDEISAESDPNHISPESLARFDGLIDRLSVGVQSFDDETLKRVGRYEKFGSAKEVKRKLELALGKIPVISLDLIFNLPNQTKEQLINDINTAKSIFPQQITFYPLMKSELTRENIARSLGVSNVDNEREFYEIITEEFSKSNYKQSNAWAFSNEKSADLRDEYVGSNLEYLGVGSGAFSFLNGELVINAFNLLEYGKRIKNRQSPVIAKCGFSKKERLKYTFLTRLFDGGVDIKRYNDENNTNINKALFMELSLLKLVNAVYEENGIIKPTFFGKYICIVLMRDFYAGMDKVRAIFKDDAKIKRSKVLRIMSENTEQKYEPNIIQPRAAM; encoded by the coding sequence ATGATCTTTAAAAATATTGTCGAGAATTTTGCCGTAAATTACGCTCATAATTCTATTCAGAGATCACTATATAATGAATTTAATATAGACATTTTAACCACAACCTACACCAAAACTCCAAAAAAAGACAAAAAGTATATGCTCTACGCGCATGTACCATTTTGTCACACATTCTGTCCATATTGCTCGTTTCATAAGTACCACTATGAGCAAGAGCTTGCAAAAGCTTACTTTGAAAATTTACGTGAGGAGATGAGGCAGGTTAAAGAGGCTGGATTTGACTTTGATTCACTTTATGTTGGTGGTGGCACAACGCTTATAAATGAGCCGGAGCTTGAAAAGACGCTTAAGCTTGCAAAAGAGCTTTTTAGTATAGATGAAATTTCAGCAGAAAGCGATCCAAATCACATCTCACCCGAGAGTTTAGCTAGATTTGATGGATTAATTGATCGCTTAAGCGTTGGCGTACAAAGCTTTGATGATGAAACGTTAAAAAGAGTTGGCAGATACGAAAAATTTGGCTCAGCCAAGGAGGTAAAAAGAAAGCTTGAGCTTGCTCTTGGTAAGATCCCGGTCATTAGCCTGGATCTCATCTTTAACCTGCCAAATCAAACGAAAGAGCAGCTCATAAACGACATAAATACTGCAAAATCCATCTTTCCACAACAAATCACCTTCTATCCACTTATGAAATCAGAGCTAACAAGAGAGAATATAGCTCGCTCACTTGGTGTTTCAAACGTAGATAACGAGCGTGAATTTTATGAGATAATCACTGAAGAATTTAGCAAAAGTAACTACAAACAAAGCAACGCCTGGGCATTTTCAAACGAAAAAAGTGCCGACCTTCGTGACGAATATGTTGGTTCAAATTTAGAGTATCTTGGCGTTGGTAGCGGAGCATTTAGCTTTCTTAACGGTGAGCTTGTAATAAACGCGTTTAATCTACTTGAATACGGCAAAAGGATAAAAAATAGGCAAAGCCCAGTCATAGCAAAATGTGGTTTTAGCAAGAAAGAGAGACTTAAATACACGTTTTTAACAAGGCTTTTTGATGGTGGAGTTGATATTAAAAGATATAACGATGAAAATAACACAAACATCAATAAAGCCTTATTTATGGAGCTTAGCTTACTTAAGCTTGTAAATGCGGTATATGAAGAAAATGGCATTATTAAGCCGACATTTTTTGGCAAATATATCTGCATCGTGCTTATGCGTGATTTTTACGCTGGTATGGACAAAGTACGTGCGATATTTAAAGATGACGCTAAGATAAAACGAAGTAAGGTGCTTCGCATAATGAGCGAAAATACTGAACAAAAGTATGAGCCAAATATCATTCAGCCACGAGCTGCGATGTAA
- a CDS encoding YegJ family protein: protein MSFFKKILGKQIDLGKQMPIYFVSSDEDYMQRAFEQARESFRYFWREVYWERRRIVPALDYAMVKICFLDVVNGEEVGEHMWIDDVEFDGETIYGTLVNEPDSVQNVKLGDQISAKIDEMSDWLFSIDGRAYGGFSVQAMRSRMQKKELKEHDREWGLDFGDFNDILVVYEQKEHPENLIEHPMSKNTYEQVKQYIKEHPNMVTDADEFGYTQLHNEAIAGNLNLVNLLLENGADKNARTKSGKTAADFAENLGWSGIAKVLK, encoded by the coding sequence ATGAGCTTTTTTAAGAAAATTCTCGGTAAGCAAATCGATCTTGGCAAGCAAATGCCGATCTATTTTGTAAGTAGCGACGAAGACTATATGCAGCGTGCGTTTGAGCAGGCCAGAGAGAGCTTTAGATATTTTTGGCGTGAGGTTTACTGGGAGCGCCGCAGGATCGTACCAGCACTTGACTATGCGATGGTAAAAATTTGCTTCTTGGATGTCGTAAATGGCGAAGAAGTTGGCGAGCACATGTGGATAGACGATGTGGAATTTGACGGCGAAACGATATATGGTACGCTCGTAAATGAGCCAGATAGCGTGCAAAACGTGAAGTTGGGCGACCAAATAAGCGCAAAGATAGACGAGATGAGCGACTGGCTCTTTTCGATAGATGGACGCGCATACGGCGGATTTAGCGTGCAGGCGATGCGCTCACGCATGCAAAAGAAAGAGCTAAAAGAGCACGATAGAGAGTGGGGGCTTGATTTTGGCGATTTTAACGATATTTTGGTAGTTTACGAGCAAAAAGAGCATCCTGAAAATTTGATAGAGCATCCAATGAGCAAAAATACGTATGAGCAAGTAAAGCAGTATATAAAAGAGCACCCAAATATGGTCACAGACGCTGATGAGTTTGGCTATACGCAGCTTCACAACGAGGCGATCGCTGGAAATTTAAATCTTGTAAATCTCTTACTAGAAAACGGTGCTGATAAAAATGCCCGGACAAAAAGTGGCAAAACGGCGGCTGATTTTGCTGAGAATTTGGGCTGGAGCGGAATCGCAAAGGTGCTTAAATAG
- a CDS encoding YajQ family cyclic di-GMP-binding protein translates to MATEHSFDISAEVDMMEVKNALETAKKEIAARYDFKGLAAEVELNEKEKFITLLSSSDNKIDALKDIVISKLIKRNIPPVAITETKREPASGGILKATLKLNDTLDAENSKKITKAIKDSKIKVSAQIRGEEIRVTSKSIDDLQECIKLVRGLNLELPISFKNLK, encoded by the coding sequence ATGGCAACTGAGCATAGTTTTGATATAAGTGCCGAGGTCGATATGATGGAGGTTAAAAATGCTCTTGAGACGGCTAAAAAAGAGATCGCTGCGAGGTATGACTTTAAGGGGCTTGCAGCTGAAGTCGAGCTAAACGAAAAAGAGAAATTTATCACACTTCTTAGCTCAAGTGACAACAAGATCGACGCGCTAAAAGACATCGTGATCTCAAAACTCATCAAGCGCAACATCCCACCAGTGGCGATCACAGAGACAAAAAGAGAGCCAGCGAGTGGTGGAATTTTAAAGGCGACGCTAAAACTAAACGACACACTTGACGCTGAAAACTCAAAAAAGATCACCAAAGCGATCAAAGACTCAAAGATCAAGGTGAGTGCGCAGATCAGGGGTGAAGAGATCAGAGTGACAAGTAAGAGCATAGATGACTTGCAGGAGTGTATAAAGCTAGTGAGGGGGTTAAATTTAGAACTTCCGATAAGCTTTAAAAACCTAAAGTAA